A single genomic interval of bacterium harbors:
- a CDS encoding SDR family oxidoreductase, with amino-acid sequence MGETVRTALVTGGNRGIGLAVAEALARRGVEVLLGARDPRLGEEAAGALRERRLPVRAVELDVADPESIRRCVEDLAAAQIRVEALVNNAGIFPEGSLMARGDDLLRAAFEVHVFGPLALARAFIPGMRAAGRGRVVNVSSGCGSFGEGLEGPAAYCVSKAALNALTVKLAAEAGPLVKVNACCPGWVQTRMGGPEAELTPEEGAETIVWLATLPDDGPTGGFFRDGKHLPW; translated from the coding sequence ATGGGCGAGACGGTGCGGACGGCGTTGGTCACGGGCGGGAACCGCGGCATCGGGCTGGCCGTCGCGGAAGCGTTGGCGCGCCGCGGCGTGGAGGTCCTGCTCGGCGCGCGCGACCCGCGGCTCGGCGAGGAGGCGGCCGGCGCGCTGCGCGAGCGGCGGCTGCCGGTCCGCGCGGTCGAGCTCGACGTCGCCGACCCGGAGAGCATTCGGCGCTGCGTCGAGGACCTCGCCGCGGCGCAGATCCGCGTCGAAGCGCTCGTCAACAACGCCGGCATCTTCCCCGAGGGGTCGCTGATGGCCCGCGGCGACGATCTGCTCCGCGCCGCATTCGAGGTCCATGTCTTCGGCCCGCTGGCGCTGGCCCGCGCCTTCATCCCCGGCATGCGGGCGGCGGGGCGGGGGCGGGTGGTCAACGTCTCCTCCGGCTGCGGCTCGTTCGGCGAGGGGCTGGAAGGGCCGGCCGCCTACTGCGTCTCCAAGGCCGCGCTCAACGCCCTCACCGTCAAGCTCGCGGCCGAGGCGGGGCCGCTGGTCAAGGTCAACGCCTGTTGCCCCGGCTGGGTCCAGACCCGCATGGGCGGGCCGGAGGCCGAGCTGACCCCCGAGGAGGGCGCGGAGACGATCGTCTGGCTGGCGACCTTGCCCGACGACGGCCCGACCGGCGGCTTCTTCCGCGACGGCAAGCATCTGCCGTGGTGA